One Elaeis guineensis isolate ETL-2024a chromosome 10, EG11, whole genome shotgun sequence genomic window carries:
- the LOC105037818 gene encoding glyceraldehyde-3-phosphate dehydrogenase 2, cytosolic — protein sequence MATKKIKIGINGFGRIGRLVARVALQSNDVELVAVNDPFISTDYMTYMFKYDTVHGEWKHHEIKVKDSKTLLFGEKEVTVFGIRNPEEIPWGETGAEYVVESTGVFTDKEKAAAHLKGGAKKVIISAPSKDAPMFVVGVNEHEYKPDIDVVSNASCTTNCLAPLAKVIHDKFGIVEGLMTTVHSITATQKTVDGPSSKDWRGGRAASFNIIPSSTGAAKAVGKVLPALNGKLTGMAFRVPTVDVSVVDLTVRIEKSSTYEEIKAAIKEESEGRLKGILGYTEEDLVSTDFLGDSRSSIFDAKAGIALNENFVKFVAWYDNEWGYSSRVVDLIRTMDSKK from the exons ATGG CAACTAAGAAGATCAAGATCGGTATCAACG GGTTTGGAAGGATCGGGCGTTTGGTCGCCAGGGTCGCGCTCCAGAGCAATGATGTTGAGCTCGTTGCCGTCAATGATCCCTTCATCAGTACTGACTACATG ACATACATGTTTAAGTATGATACTGTTCATGGGGAGTGGAAGCATCACGAGATCAAGGTGAAGGACTCCAAGACCCTTCTCTTTGGCGAGAAAGAAGTCACTGTCTTTGGCATTAG GAACCCTGAGGAGATCCCTTGGGGTGAGACTGGCGCGGAGTATGTTGTGGAGTCCACTGGTGTCTTCACCGACAAGGAGAAGGCTGCTGCTCACTTGAAG GGTGGTGCCAAGAAGGTTATCATCTCTGCTCCTAGCAAAGATGCTCCTATGTTTGTCGTGGGTGTGAATGAGCATGAATACAAGCCTGACATTGACGTTGTCTCTAATGCTAGCTGCACCACAAACTGTCTAGCTCCTCTGGCCAAG GTCATCCATGATAAATTTGGCATTGTTGAGGGTTTGATGACCACAGTGCATTCCATCACTG CTACTCAGAAGACTGTTGATGGCCCATCCAGCAAGGACTGGAGGGGTGGGCGAGCTGCCAGCTTTAACATCATTCCTAGCAGCACTGGTGCTGCCAAG GCTGTTGGCAAAGTTCTGCCTGCCTTGAACGGAAAGTTGACTGGTATGGCTTTCCGTGTTCCAACCGTGGATGTTTCTGTTGTGGATCTCACTGTTAGAATTGAGAAGTCATCCACGTATGAGGAGATTAAGGCTGCTATCAA GGAAGAGTCTGAGGGAAGGCTCAAGGGTATCTTGGGTTATACTGAGGAGGATTTGGTGTCCACTGACTTCCTTGGCGACAGCAG GTCAAGCATTTTCGATGCCAAGGCCGGGATTGCTCTCAATgagaacttcgtcaagtttgtgGCTTGGTACGACAACGAGTGGGGCTACAG CTCACGTGTTGTTGACTTGATCCGGACAATGGACAGCAAGAAGTAG
- the LOC105053008 gene encoding stromal 70 kDa heat shock-related protein, chloroplastic, producing MACSSAQIHALGSSAAFPSSRKPSPRISSSGSLFFGYRPSGSLNGAILRARSCGGRERRGLGRPLRVVAEKVVGIDLGTTNSAVAAMEGGKPTIVTNAEGQRTTPSVVAYTKNGDRLVGQIAKRQAVVNPENTFFSVKRFIGRKMAEVDEESKQVSYRVMRDENGNVKLECPVIGKEFAAEEISAQVLRKLVDDASKFLNDKVTKAVVTVPAYFNDSQRTATKDAGRIAGLEVLRIINEPTAASLAYGFEKKNNETILVFDLGGGTFDVSVLEVGDGVFEVLSTSGDTHLGGDDFDKRIVDWLAASFKREEGINLLKDKQALQRLTEAAEKAKMELSTLTQTNISLPFITATADGPKHIEATLTRAKFEELCSDLLDRLRRPVDNALRDAKLSFKDLDEVILVGGSTRIPAVQELVKKMTGKDPNVTVNPDEVVALGAAVQAGVLAGDVSDIVLLDVTPLSLGLETLGGVMTKIIPRNTTLPTSKSEVFSTAADGQTSVEINVLQGEREFVRDNKSLGSFRLDGIPPAPRGVPQVEIKFDIDANGILSVTAVDKGSGKKQDITITGASTLPSDEVERMVNEAEMFAKEDKEKRDTIDTKNQAESVVYQTEKQLKELGDKVPAPVKEKVEGKLGELKDAISGGSTQGMKDAIAALNQEVMQLGQSLYNQPGGAGAGPAPGADAGPADPSGKGSEGGDVIDADFTDSK from the exons ATGGCGTGTTCGTCCGCCCAGATTCACGCCCTCGGCTCCTCCGCCGCCTTTCCTTCGTCCCGGAAGCCTTCTCCCCGAATCTCCTCCTCGGGATCCCTCTTCTTCGGCTACCGCCCTTCGGGTTCCCTCAATGGAGCTATTCTCCGAGCACGGAGTTGCGGGGGAAGGGAAAGACGCGGCCTTGGCCGCCCCCTTCGGGTGGTGGCCGAGAAGGTTGTGGGGATCGACCTCGGGACCACGAACTCGGCTGTCGCGGCGATGGAAGGAGGGAAGCCGACGATTGTTACTAATGCCGAGGGGCAGAGGACCACGCCGTCGGTCGTCGCTTATACGAAGAACGGCGACCGGTTGGTGGGGCAGATCGCGAAGCGGCAGGCCGTGGTGAACCCGGAGAACACGTTCTTCTCGGTGAAGCGGTTCATCGGGAGGAAGATGGCAGAGGTCGATGAGGAATCGAAGCAGGTCTCTTATCGGGTCATGAGGGATGAGAACGGGAATGTAAAACTCGAGTGCCCTGTCATCGGGAAGGAGTTTGCAGCTGAGGAAATCTCAGCCCAG GTTTTGAGAAAACTTGTGGACGATGCATCGAAGTTTTTAAATGACAAGGTTACTAAAGCAGTGGTTACAGTTCCTGCATACTTTAATGACTCACAAAGGACAGCAACTAAGGATGCTGGTCGTATTGCTGGTCTAGAAGTTCTTCGCATCATTAATGAACCTACTGCCGCATCACTGGCATATGGATTTGAAAAGAAGAACAATGAAACCATTCTAGTATTTGATCTGGGAGGTGGTACATTCGATGTTTCAG TTCtcgaggttggagatggtgtTTTTGAAGTCCTTTCAACTTCTGGGGACACACACCTTGGTGGTGATGATTTTGACAAG AGAATTGTTGATTGGCTGGCTGCAAGCTTTAAGAGAGAGGAAGGCATTAATCTTCTGAAAGATAAGCAAGCCCTCCAGCGACTCACTGAGGCAGCAGAGAAGGCCAAGATGGAATTATCAACCTTGACGCAGACAAATATAAG CTTGCCATTTATTACCGCAACTGCTGATGGTCCCAAGCACATTGAAGCAACTCTAACAAGAGCCAAGTTTGAGGAGTTGTGTTCAGATCTTCTGGACAG GCTTAGAAGACCTGTAGATAATGCCTTGAGAGATGCAAAACTCTCATTCAAGGACCTAGATGAAGTTATTCTGGTGGGTGGTTCAACTCGAATCCCAGCTGTCCAGGAACTCGTGAAGAAGATGACTGGAAAGGATCCTAATGTTACCGTCAATCCTGATGAAGTTGTTGCTCTTGGAGCTGCAGTACAG gCAGGGGTGCTGGCTGGAGATGTTAGCGACATTGTTCTTCTTGATGTGACCCCACTTTCCCTGGGCTTGGAAACATTGGGCGGAGTGATGACAAAGATCATCCCTAGAAATACGACACTGCCCACCTCCAAGTCAGAAGTCTTCTCTACAGCTGCAGATGGGCAGACAAGTGTTGAAATAAATGTTCTTCAGGGTGAAAGAGAGTTTGTGAGGGACAATAAATCACTTGGAAGTTTCCGCCTTGATGGAATACCTCCAGCACCACGTGGTGTGCCACAGGTTGAGATAAAATTTGACATTGATGCCAATGGCATCCTCTCTGTTACCGCTGTGGATAAGGGTAGTGGGAAGAAGCAAGACATCACAATCACTGGGGCAAGCACTTTGCCTAGTGATGAG GTGGAGAGAATGGTAAATGAGGCTGAGATGTTTGCAAAGGAGGACAAGGAGAAGAGGGACACCATAGATACAAAGAACCAGGCAGAATCTGTGGTCTACCAGACAGAGAAGCAGTTGAAGGAACTGGGAGACAAGGTCCCTGCTCCTGTCAAGGAAAAGGTGGAGGGAAAGCTTGGAGAGCTCAAAGATGCCATTTCTGGAGGATCAACGCAAGGCATGAAGGATGCTATTGCTGCCCTTAACCAGGAGGTGATGCAACTGGGCCAGTCACTCTACAACCAGCCCGGTGGAGCTGGTGCTGGGCCTGCACCTGGGGCTGATGCTGGGCCTGCAGACCCTTCAGGCAAGGGATCAGAGGGTGGAGATGTAATTGATGCTGATTTTACAGATAGCAAGTGA